A portion of the Edaphobacter bradus genome contains these proteins:
- a CDS encoding DUF3857 domain-containing transglutaminase family protein has translation MNGRTVCLRRAGLFFSAVLFLLTDASAFAAKDGAPDWVKAAAAQPIPTYSPEINAVVLLSETTYSVDPDGTAIEHYRHVLKILRPQGREDATVRVSFDKGSKILSLHIWSIGPDRHEYALKDKEIGEYGYPGGGILYADEQYRIAKAPGADPGGIVAYEYEQRVRPYVNETTWFFQGSLPHVHQTFTLELPAGYTYTTVWAHHDAVKASDLEHQRWRWEMTDTPAVDLQHVLLPPSSLALEGRMTIHYGPSATSADQGTWKGIGEWYAPLAKDRLAATPEIAAKAKALVGDKTDFYEKTDAIAEFLQTQIRYFAIEMGIGGIQPHYAADIFHNRYGDCKDKATLFSSMLSTVGIHSTLVMVDHRRGVVDPEDPSIVGDHMIAAVEIPKGYSSPRLRSVVTAKTGRRYLIYDPTSSKTAYGQLEHELQGGYGLLLEGSDSEIIALPLLSPELNTVHRTAHFELKPDGGLQGTITEKRFGDVSETRRQLYTAGDAKEQGEFLDHLLEQDFTTFKVSGFKVENAASLNKDLTTSFSISADRYARTMGRLLMVRPRVLGNIFIETDHEKRTLPINLEETLQVSDDYEIALPGGYAVDEIPDPIKLDLGFASYESSSRVKDNVLHYTRTYTVRQVTLPAEKYDDVQKLAQVIATDQQSHAVLKKQ, from the coding sequence ATGAACGGTCGGACTGTTTGTCTTCGAAGGGCTGGGCTCTTCTTCTCTGCCGTACTTTTTCTTCTCACCGACGCATCAGCCTTTGCGGCGAAGGACGGCGCTCCTGATTGGGTGAAGGCCGCCGCGGCGCAGCCCATCCCCACATACTCGCCGGAGATCAACGCCGTCGTTCTGCTCTCCGAGACCACCTACTCCGTCGATCCTGACGGCACTGCCATCGAGCATTACCGCCACGTCCTCAAGATTCTTCGTCCGCAGGGCAGGGAAGACGCCACCGTCAGAGTCTCCTTCGACAAAGGCAGCAAGATTCTCTCGCTGCACATCTGGAGCATCGGTCCCGACCGCCACGAATACGCTCTCAAGGACAAAGAGATCGGCGAGTACGGTTATCCCGGCGGAGGCATTCTCTACGCGGACGAGCAGTACAGGATCGCGAAGGCTCCCGGTGCAGATCCCGGCGGCATCGTCGCCTACGAGTACGAGCAGCGCGTACGCCCCTACGTCAACGAAACCACATGGTTCTTCCAGGGCAGCCTGCCGCACGTCCACCAGACCTTCACGCTCGAACTCCCCGCCGGTTACACCTACACCACCGTCTGGGCGCACCATGACGCGGTCAAGGCGTCTGACCTTGAGCATCAGCGCTGGCGCTGGGAGATGACAGACACCCCGGCGGTCGATCTGCAACACGTCCTTCTGCCCCCATCCTCGCTCGCTCTTGAAGGCCGAATGACCATCCACTATGGTCCGAGCGCCACCTCTGCAGATCAGGGAACATGGAAGGGAATTGGCGAGTGGTACGCACCGCTCGCAAAGGACCGCCTCGCCGCAACGCCCGAGATCGCGGCCAAGGCGAAAGCACTGGTCGGCGACAAGACCGACTTCTACGAGAAGACCGACGCCATCGCCGAGTTTCTGCAGACCCAGATCCGTTATTTCGCCATTGAGATGGGCATCGGAGGCATCCAGCCGCACTACGCCGCCGACATCTTCCATAATCGCTACGGCGATTGCAAGGATAAGGCCACGCTCTTCTCCTCCATGCTCTCGACCGTCGGAATCCATTCGACGCTTGTCATGGTTGACCACCGCCGCGGCGTCGTCGACCCTGAGGATCCCTCCATCGTGGGCGATCACATGATCGCAGCTGTCGAGATCCCGAAGGGGTACAGCTCGCCCAGGCTGCGCAGTGTCGTCACCGCGAAGACCGGCCGCCGCTATCTCATCTACGATCCAACTTCCTCGAAGACCGCCTACGGCCAGCTTGAGCACGAGCTTCAAGGAGGCTATGGTCTTCTGCTGGAGGGGAGCGACAGCGAGATAATTGCGCTGCCCCTGCTCTCGCCGGAACTCAACACCGTCCACCGCACGGCCCATTTCGAACTCAAACCCGACGGCGGGCTCCAGGGCACCATCACCGAGAAGCGATTTGGCGACGTCTCAGAGACCCGTCGTCAGCTCTACACAGCCGGCGACGCGAAGGAGCAGGGCGAGTTCCTCGACCATCTTCTTGAACAGGATTTCACCACCTTCAAAGTCTCCGGCTTCAAGGTCGAGAACGCCGCCTCCCTGAACAAAGACCTCACCACCAGCTTCAGTATCAGCGCTGACCGCTACGCCAGAACGATGGGCCGTCTCCTGATGGTTCGCCCACGCGTGCTGGGCAACATCTTCATCGAGACCGACCATGAGAAGCGCACCCTCCCGATCAATCTCGAGGAGACCCTCCAGGTCAGCGACGATTACGAGATCGCCCTGCCCGGAGGCTACGCCGTCGACGAGATTCCCGACCCAATCAAGCTCGACCTCGGCTTTGCCTCCTATGAGAGCTCAAGCCGCGTCAAGGACAACGTTCTCCACTACACCCGAACCTACACCGTCCGCCAGGTAACGCTTCCCGCCGAAAAGTACGACGACGTGCAGAAGCTCGCCCAGGTCATCGCCACCGACCAACAGAGCCACGCCGTTCTCAAGAAACAGTAG